A single region of the Duganella sp. BuS-21 genome encodes:
- a CDS encoding 3-oxoacid CoA-transferase subunit A: MIDKTFESLERAVADIHDGATVMIGGFGNAGMPSALIDALIAQGAKELTIVNNNAGNGETGLAALLKAKRVRKIICSFPRQADSHHFDALYRAGEIALELTPQGNLAERIRAAGAGIGGFFTPTGYGTLLAEGKETRLINGRHYVLESPIHADFALIKALQGDRWGNLVYRKTARNFGPIMAMAAKVTIAQVRDVVALGELDPEVIVTPGIFVQRVVKEAA, translated from the coding sequence ATGATCGATAAAACTTTTGAATCACTGGAACGGGCGGTTGCCGACATCCATGACGGCGCCACCGTCATGATCGGCGGCTTCGGCAATGCCGGCATGCCGTCGGCGCTGATCGACGCGCTGATCGCGCAGGGGGCCAAGGAACTCACCATCGTCAATAATAACGCCGGCAACGGCGAAACCGGGCTGGCGGCGCTGCTCAAGGCCAAGCGGGTGCGCAAGATCATCTGCTCCTTCCCGCGTCAGGCCGACTCCCATCACTTCGACGCCCTGTACCGTGCCGGCGAGATCGCGCTGGAACTGACGCCGCAGGGCAACCTGGCCGAGCGCATCCGCGCCGCCGGCGCCGGCATCGGCGGCTTCTTCACGCCGACCGGCTACGGCACCCTGCTGGCCGAGGGCAAGGAAACGCGTCTGATCAATGGCCGCCACTATGTGCTGGAGTCGCCGATCCACGCCGACTTCGCGCTGATCAAGGCGCTCCAGGGCGACCGCTGGGGCAACCTGGTGTACCGCAAGACGGCGCGCAATTTCGGTCCTATCATGGCGATGGCGGCCAAGGTCACCATCGCCCAGGTGCGCGACGTGGTGGCGTTGGGCGAACTCGATCCGGAAGTGATCGTCACGCCCGGCATCTTCGTACAACGCGTGGTGAAGGAAGCAGCATGA
- a CDS encoding Crp/Fnr family transcriptional regulator produces the protein MYAANQTSTSASIPRAMQQTAAPVISLTGAQQNELLRALSREELVDLFVHLDLVPLEAGKRLFDSGDNMEYAYFPTNAIVSLQYVTEEGGAAEVAVVGREGVVGVSMYENERANCCAVVQTAGYGYRIKSAVLRQSFFSGGALAQQLMRHTSSLFAQLAQTVAGVRHGSIEQRLCRWLLERLDRSLSNELKVTQEMIANMLGVRRESITCCAGKLQEEGLIEYRRGTVIVLDRHGMERRAGGCYSPA, from the coding sequence ATGTACGCAGCTAACCAGACTTCCACTTCCGCCAGCATCCCTCGCGCCATGCAGCAAACCGCTGCACCCGTCATCAGCCTGACCGGCGCGCAACAGAACGAACTGCTGCGTGCCCTGTCCCGGGAAGAACTGGTGGATCTGTTCGTGCATCTCGACCTGGTGCCGCTGGAAGCGGGCAAGCGCCTGTTCGACAGCGGCGACAACATGGAATACGCCTACTTCCCAACCAACGCCATCGTCTCGCTGCAATACGTGACCGAAGAAGGCGGCGCCGCCGAGGTGGCGGTGGTGGGTCGCGAAGGCGTGGTCGGCGTGTCGATGTACGAAAACGAGCGCGCCAACTGTTGCGCCGTGGTGCAAACCGCCGGCTACGGCTACCGTATCAAGTCGGCCGTGCTGCGCCAGTCCTTCTTCAGCGGCGGCGCGCTGGCCCAGCAACTGATGCGCCACACCAGCTCGCTGTTTGCGCAACTGGCGCAAACCGTCGCCGGCGTGCGTCACGGCAGCATCGAGCAGCGCCTGTGCCGCTGGCTGCTGGAGCGCCTGGACCGCTCGCTGTCGAATGAATTGAAAGTGACGCAGGAAATGATCGCCAATATGCTGGGCGTGCGTCGCGAATCGATTACCTGCTGCGCCGGCAAGCTGCAGGAAGAGGGCCTGATCGAATACCGTCGCGGCACCGTCATCGTGCTGGACCGCCACGGCATGGAGCGCCGCGCCGGCGGCTGCTACTCGCCGGCCTAA
- the pcaF gene encoding 3-oxoadipyl-CoA thiolase, with protein sequence MNEAFICDAIRTPIGRYGGALKDVRADDLGAIPLRALVERNPGVQWNQVDDVIYGCANQAGEDNRNVARMSTLLAGLPQEIPGTTVNRLCGSGMDAIGTAARAIQAGDASLMIAGGVESMTRAPFVMGKADSAFSRSAQLQDTTMGWRFVNKALKEVYGTETMPETAENVAADYGVSRADQDAFALASQNKTAAAIAAGVFTQEIVPVSLVQKKGDPVVFAQDEHPRATTIEALAKLKGVVRADGSVTAGNASGINDGACALLIASGEAAKQHGLKPLARIVGMATAGVAPRVMGIGPVPAVQKLLRQTGLTLEQMDLIELNEAFAAQGLAVLRELGLKDDDARVNPNGGAIALGHPLGMSGARLVTAATYQLHRSGGRYALCTMCIGVGQGIAMIIERV encoded by the coding sequence ATGAACGAAGCATTTATCTGCGATGCGATCCGCACGCCCATCGGTCGTTACGGCGGCGCGCTGAAAGACGTGCGCGCCGACGACCTGGGCGCCATTCCGCTGCGCGCGCTGGTCGAGCGCAATCCCGGCGTGCAGTGGAATCAGGTGGACGACGTGATCTACGGCTGCGCCAACCAGGCCGGCGAAGACAACCGCAACGTGGCGCGCATGTCGACGCTGCTGGCCGGCCTGCCGCAGGAAATTCCGGGCACCACCGTCAACCGCCTGTGCGGCTCCGGCATGGACGCCATCGGCACGGCCGCGCGCGCGATCCAGGCCGGCGACGCCAGCCTGATGATCGCCGGCGGCGTCGAGTCGATGACGCGCGCGCCTTTCGTCATGGGCAAGGCCGATTCGGCGTTCTCGCGCAGCGCGCAGCTGCAGGACACCACCATGGGCTGGCGCTTCGTCAACAAGGCGCTGAAGGAAGTCTACGGCACTGAGACCATGCCGGAAACGGCGGAGAACGTCGCCGCCGATTATGGCGTCAGCCGCGCCGACCAGGACGCGTTTGCGCTGGCCAGCCAGAACAAGACCGCCGCCGCCATCGCCGCCGGCGTGTTCACGCAGGAGATCGTACCGGTATCGCTGGTTCAGAAAAAAGGCGATCCGGTGGTGTTCGCGCAGGACGAGCACCCGCGCGCCACCACCATCGAAGCGCTGGCCAAATTGAAGGGTGTGGTGCGCGCGGACGGCAGCGTCACCGCCGGCAATGCGTCGGGCATCAACGACGGCGCCTGCGCGCTACTGATCGCCAGCGGCGAAGCGGCCAAGCAGCACGGCTTGAAGCCGTTGGCGCGCATCGTCGGCATGGCAACGGCCGGCGTGGCGCCGCGCGTGATGGGCATCGGCCCGGTGCCGGCGGTGCAAAAGCTGCTGCGCCAGACCGGCCTGACGCTGGAGCAGATGGACCTGATCGAATTGAATGAAGCGTTCGCGGCGCAAGGCCTGGCCGTGCTGCGTGAACTGGGCCTGAAGGACGACGACGCGCGCGTCAACCCGAACGGCGGTGCGATTGCGCTCGGCCATCCGCTCGGCATGAGCGGTGCGCGCCTGGTGACGGCGGCCACCTACCAGCTGCATCGCAGTGGCGGGCGTTACGCGCTGTGCACCATGTGCATCGGCGTGGGGCAGGGCATCGCCATGATCATCGAACGCGTGTAA
- a CDS encoding porin, with protein MRNTIRGAVALLCAVGASSALAQSNVTIYGLVDTGLAHVTNVNAAGDSVTRMPSLTGSFPSRVGFRGTEDLGGGLSAIFTLEAGLALDTGTMGQGNRLFGRQASVGLKGAFGTVTLGRQVNMTYIASLKSDVMGPNLFAIGSIDAYLPNARSDNAIGYFGNFNNFVIGATYSTGRDSSAAGGPAATGCPGETPGNSKACRQVTGMFGYETPAYGLNASYDILYGNTGAAGGLTSSNNSDKRVTANAYVKVGEGKLAGGVVDRTTRAVTGLTESDLYFFGVSYPVTPFTTLDAQVAKKDVKNSADDATMLVARLTYYFSKRTAAYGALGRMKNSGLSAVALDAGGSVGAGKTQNGVMAGLRHSF; from the coding sequence ATGAGAAACACCATTCGTGGCGCAGTCGCGCTGCTGTGCGCAGTTGGCGCATCGAGCGCGCTGGCCCAGAGCAACGTCACCATCTATGGCCTGGTCGATACCGGCCTGGCGCACGTCACCAACGTCAACGCCGCCGGCGACAGCGTGACCCGCATGCCGTCGCTGACCGGCTCCTTCCCGTCGCGCGTGGGCTTCCGTGGCACCGAGGACCTGGGCGGCGGCCTGTCGGCCATCTTCACGCTGGAAGCGGGCCTGGCGCTCGACACCGGCACCATGGGGCAGGGCAATCGCCTGTTCGGTCGTCAAGCCAGTGTCGGCTTGAAAGGTGCCTTCGGCACCGTGACCCTGGGCCGTCAGGTCAACATGACGTATATCGCCAGCCTGAAGTCGGACGTGATGGGTCCTAATCTGTTTGCCATCGGCAGCATCGATGCCTACCTGCCGAATGCGCGCAGCGACAATGCGATCGGCTACTTCGGCAACTTCAACAATTTCGTGATCGGCGCCACCTACAGCACGGGCCGCGACAGCTCGGCGGCGGGCGGTCCTGCGGCCACCGGCTGCCCTGGCGAAACACCGGGCAATTCCAAGGCTTGCCGTCAGGTGACCGGCATGTTCGGTTACGAGACGCCGGCGTATGGCCTGAATGCTTCGTATGACATCTTGTACGGCAACACCGGCGCCGCCGGCGGCCTGACCAGCAGCAACAACAGCGACAAGCGCGTGACCGCCAATGCCTATGTGAAGGTAGGCGAAGGCAAGCTGGCCGGCGGCGTGGTCGATCGCACCACGCGCGCGGTTACCGGCCTGACCGAGTCGGACCTGTACTTCTTTGGCGTGAGCTACCCGGTGACGCCGTTCACCACGCTGGATGCGCAGGTGGCCAAGAAGGATGTGAAAAACAGCGCCGACGACGCCACCATGCTGGTGGCCCGCCTGACCTACTACTTCTCGAAACGTACCGCCGCGTATGGCGCCTTGGGCCGCATGAAGAACTCGGGCCTGTCGGCGGTGGCGCTGGATGCAGGGGGGAGTGTGGGCGCAGGCAAGACGCAGAACGGCGTCATGGCCGGCCTGCGCCACTCGTTCTAA
- a CDS encoding SMP-30/gluconolactonase/LRE family protein codes for MKPMLNVLALAAVAATVAATVAMPSLAQAASRAASISAYQTMPDDPRAVKVKAVGDGRADDSAAIQAALDAAANQGEGGVVFLPSGRYRITRSLLVPLAVRLYGVGPTRPVLVLGANTPGYQKGVANMVVFTGGDQYTVGKVPVPVKSAVPFSEHVHDANSSTFYSAMSNVDIEIGDGNPAAAAVRLRTAQHSYLSHMDFDIGSGLAGVYMVGNQSFDLKFYGGRYGILTEKTSPAWQYTLMDSTFDGQREAAIRGHEAGLTLVNTTIRNTPVGIEISKGYGDWLWGKDVRFENVSKAAVVISNEDNVYTQVGFDNATAKNVPVFARFRDSGKTVPGYGPTYQVTEFNYGLMLPGLGSVGKFGTHVKGAALKAMPAPRAPVMRTLPATTQWASVRDFGAAGDGVTDDTAAVQKAIDSKRVVYLPQGFYMVQDSIRMKPDTVLIGLHPGVTQLVLPNGAAAYAGADGPKALLESARGGDAIITGFGLATGEVNPRATALLWKAGADSLVDDIRIQGGHGTRLYDGKRRDPYQRTGNFDPTAHWDRQYPSIWVTDGGGGTFVGVWSPSTFAQAGFYVSDTKTPGKVYELSAEHHIRAEIVLDNVENWEFLAPQTEQEVRDGMDAVSLEIRNSRNITFANYHSYRVTRSIKPAVAAVKMTNSENIRFRNVHVNGESGYATCDDNGCATYLRASKYPFENSLLDLTRKQVVREHEFAVLDIGVGKGGYAPVPAPDGPFAAAKVEKLEGDFYSIAGAAVDAKGKLYFADRRFNRIYSWSKEGGLAVVRDAPLDPVNLAIDSSGSVLVLSSAGAEGTVYSFNPNQPAGPVTVVKPTPVQSHAAASTLVPVNFWQNGEFRDQLNYDTYEFTTLAEMFARDVALPKQREYVSPDGSLVLPAFRVLRQGPADHLGWRWSDTLQTNGLVKAGADGRVVFTNGSENRTFSGVIGAGGAITDLKLAANRGGESAAVDQHGNVYVANGQVFVYSPEGKEIGRIDVPERPLQLIFGGADGRTLFILTHHSLYATGGFHAQ; via the coding sequence ATGAAACCAATGTTGAATGTGCTGGCGCTAGCCGCTGTGGCTGCGACCGTGGCTGCGACCGTGGCGATGCCTTCGCTAGCCCAGGCGGCTTCCCGCGCGGCCTCGATCTCCGCCTACCAGACCATGCCGGACGATCCGCGCGCGGTGAAAGTGAAAGCCGTGGGCGACGGCCGCGCCGACGACAGCGCGGCCATCCAGGCGGCGCTGGACGCCGCCGCCAACCAGGGCGAGGGCGGGGTGGTGTTCCTGCCGTCCGGCCGTTACCGCATCACGCGCTCGCTGCTGGTGCCGCTGGCGGTGCGCCTGTACGGCGTCGGGCCGACGCGGCCGGTGCTGGTGCTGGGCGCGAATACGCCCGGCTACCAGAAGGGCGTGGCGAATATGGTGGTGTTCACCGGCGGCGACCAGTACACGGTCGGCAAGGTGCCGGTGCCGGTGAAGAGCGCGGTGCCGTTTAGCGAGCATGTGCACGACGCCAATTCGTCGACCTTTTATTCCGCCATGAGCAATGTGGATATCGAGATCGGCGACGGCAATCCGGCCGCCGCCGCCGTGCGCCTGCGCACCGCGCAGCACTCGTATCTGAGCCACATGGATTTCGATATCGGTTCCGGCCTGGCGGGCGTATACATGGTCGGCAACCAGAGTTTCGACTTGAAATTCTACGGTGGCCGTTACGGTATCCTGACCGAGAAGACTTCGCCGGCGTGGCAGTACACGCTGATGGATTCCACTTTCGACGGCCAGCGCGAGGCGGCCATACGCGGCCACGAGGCCGGGCTGACGCTGGTGAACACCACCATCCGCAATACGCCGGTGGGCATCGAGATCAGCAAGGGTTATGGCGATTGGCTGTGGGGCAAGGATGTGCGCTTCGAGAACGTCTCCAAGGCGGCGGTAGTCATCAGCAATGAGGATAATGTTTACACGCAGGTCGGCTTCGATAACGCCACCGCCAAGAACGTGCCGGTGTTTGCGCGCTTTCGCGACAGCGGCAAGACGGTGCCGGGCTATGGCCCGACGTATCAGGTCACTGAATTCAACTACGGCCTGATGCTGCCGGGATTGGGCAGCGTTGGCAAGTTCGGCACCCACGTCAAGGGTGCGGCGCTGAAGGCCATGCCGGCACCGCGCGCGCCGGTGATGCGCACTTTGCCGGCCACCACGCAGTGGGCCAGCGTGCGCGATTTCGGCGCGGCTGGTGATGGCGTGACCGACGATACGGCGGCCGTGCAGAAGGCCATCGACAGCAAGCGCGTGGTGTATCTGCCGCAGGGCTTTTATATGGTGCAGGATAGCATCCGCATGAAGCCCGATACGGTGTTGATAGGCTTGCATCCGGGTGTGACCCAGCTGGTGCTGCCGAATGGCGCGGCGGCGTATGCCGGCGCGGATGGTCCGAAGGCGCTGCTGGAAAGCGCCAGGGGCGGCGATGCGATCATCACCGGTTTCGGCCTGGCCACCGGCGAGGTCAATCCGCGTGCGACGGCCTTGTTGTGGAAGGCCGGCGCGGATTCGCTGGTGGACGATATCCGCATTCAGGGCGGCCACGGTACGCGCCTGTATGACGGCAAGCGCCGCGATCCATATCAGAGGACCGGCAACTTCGATCCGACCGCGCATTGGGATCGCCAGTATCCGAGCATCTGGGTGACCGATGGCGGCGGCGGCACGTTTGTGGGAGTATGGTCGCCGAGTACCTTTGCGCAGGCAGGCTTCTATGTGTCCGATACCAAGACGCCGGGCAAGGTGTATGAGCTGTCGGCCGAACACCATATCCGCGCCGAGATCGTGCTTGATAATGTGGAGAACTGGGAGTTCCTGGCGCCGCAGACGGAGCAGGAAGTCCGCGACGGCATGGATGCGGTGTCGCTGGAGATACGCAATTCGCGCAATATCACGTTTGCCAACTACCACTCGTATCGCGTGACGCGCTCGATCAAGCCGGCCGTGGCGGCGGTGAAGATGACGAATTCGGAGAATATCCGCTTCCGCAATGTGCATGTGAATGGCGAGAGTGGCTACGCCACGTGCGACGACAACGGCTGCGCCACCTATCTGCGGGCCAGCAAGTATCCGTTCGAGAATTCGCTGCTCGATCTGACGCGCAAGCAGGTAGTGCGCGAGCATGAATTTGCGGTGCTGGACATCGGCGTCGGCAAGGGCGGCTATGCGCCGGTACCGGCGCCGGACGGCCCGTTTGCGGCGGCCAAGGTCGAGAAGCTGGAAGGCGACTTCTATTCCATCGCCGGCGCGGCGGTGGATGCGAAGGGCAAGCTGTATTTTGCCGACCGCCGTTTCAACCGCATCTATAGCTGGTCGAAAGAGGGCGGGCTGGCGGTGGTGCGCGATGCGCCGCTCGATCCGGTCAACCTGGCCATCGACAGCAGCGGCTCGGTGCTGGTGCTGTCCTCGGCCGGCGCGGAAGGCACGGTGTATTCGTTCAATCCGAACCAGCCGGCCGGCCCGGTCACGGTCGTCAAGCCGACGCCGGTGCAGAGCCATGCTGCTGCCAGCACGCTGGTGCCGGTCAACTTCTGGCAGAACGGCGAGTTCCGCGATCAGCTCAACTACGACACCTATGAATTCACCACGCTGGCCGAGATGTTCGCGCGCGACGTGGCGTTGCCGAAGCAGCGTGAATACGTCTCGCCGGACGGCAGCCTGGTACTGCCAGCCTTCCGCGTGCTGCGCCAGGGCCCGGCCGACCATCTGGGCTGGCGCTGGTCCGACACGCTGCAAACCAACGGCCTGGTTAAAGCCGGCGCCGACGGCCGCGTGGTATTCACCAACGGCTCCGAGAACCGCACCTTCAGCGGCGTGATCGGCGCTGGCGGCGCCATCACGGACCTGAAGCTGGCCGCCAACCGCGGCGGCGAAAGCGCAGCGGTGGACCAGCATGGTAATGTCTACGTGGCCAACGGCCAGGTGTTCGTCTACTCGCCGGAAGGCAAGGAGATCGGCCGCATCGACGTACCCGAGCGCCCGCTGCAGCTGATCTTCGGCGGCGCCGATGGCCGCACGCTGTTCATCCTCACCCATCACTCGCTGTACGCAACAGGAGGCTTCCATGCGCAATAA
- a CDS encoding helix-turn-helix domain-containing protein yields MPKATAPIPADDDREPTIAEQIDAMTDPSFMTSLARGLAVLRAFSDARKPQTIASVSQKTGIPRAAVRRCLHTLRELGYVDAELNNFSLRPKVLTLGYSYLSSTPLTVSAQPYLNHISRALNESSSLAVLEDGEVLYVARAATSRVMSVALNTGSRLPAYCTSLGRVMLAHLPADELDAYLEHTRLRPMTVNTVVNPKRLREILAGVRRDGYAINDEELELGLRSIAVPVRGASGTVLAALNVGAQAARVSVQQLQHEFLPVLQRGAQELSVLLP; encoded by the coding sequence ATGCCTAAAGCCACTGCCCCGATACCAGCGGACGACGACCGCGAACCGACCATCGCCGAACAGATCGACGCGATGACCGATCCCAGTTTCATGACCTCGCTGGCGCGCGGCCTGGCGGTGCTGCGCGCCTTCAGCGATGCGCGCAAGCCGCAGACCATCGCCAGCGTCAGCCAGAAGACCGGCATCCCGCGCGCGGCCGTGCGACGCTGCCTGCACACCTTGCGCGAGCTCGGCTACGTGGACGCGGAGCTCAACAACTTCTCGCTGCGGCCCAAGGTGCTCACGCTCGGCTACTCCTACCTGTCGTCGACGCCGCTGACGGTGTCGGCCCAGCCCTACCTGAACCACATCAGCCGCGCGCTCAATGAATCGAGTTCGCTGGCGGTGCTGGAGGATGGCGAAGTGTTGTACGTGGCGCGCGCCGCGACCTCGCGGGTGATGTCGGTGGCGCTCAACACCGGCAGCCGCCTGCCCGCCTACTGCACCTCGCTGGGCCGGGTGATGCTGGCGCATTTGCCGGCCGATGAGCTGGACGCCTATCTGGAGCACACCCGTTTGCGGCCGATGACGGTGAATACCGTAGTCAATCCCAAGCGCCTGCGCGAGATCCTGGCCGGCGTGCGCCGCGACGGCTACGCCATCAACGATGAAGAGCTGGAGCTGGGATTGCGCTCGATCGCGGTGCCGGTGCGCGGCGCGTCCGGCACGGTGCTGGCGGCATTGAACGTCGGCGCGCAGGCGGCGCGGGTCAGCGTGCAGCAGCTGCAGCACGAGTTCCTGCCCGTGCTGCAACGCGGCGCGCAGGAACTGTCGGTGCTGCTGCCTTAA
- a CDS encoding CoA transferase subunit B → MTNQNARYTRDQIAARVAQDIPEGAYVNLGIGLPTKVANYLPTDREVFLHSENGLLGMGPAPAPGEEDEDLINAGKQPVTLLTGGAYFHHGDSFAMMRGGHLDVCVLGAFQVSAKGDLANWHTGAPDAIPAVGGAMDLALGAKQVFVMMDHQTKTGESKIVSACSYPLTGVACVNRIYTDMAVLDVTPDGLAVREMAPGMTFEALQAATGAPLLKG, encoded by the coding sequence ATGACCAACCAAAATGCGCGATATACCCGCGACCAGATCGCCGCCCGCGTGGCCCAGGACATCCCTGAAGGGGCCTACGTCAACCTCGGCATCGGCCTGCCGACCAAGGTGGCCAACTACCTGCCGACCGACCGTGAAGTGTTCCTCCATTCCGAGAACGGCTTGCTGGGCATGGGGCCGGCGCCGGCGCCCGGCGAAGAGGACGAAGACCTGATCAACGCCGGCAAGCAGCCGGTGACGCTGCTGACCGGCGGCGCCTACTTCCACCACGGCGACTCGTTCGCCATGATGCGCGGCGGCCATCTGGACGTCTGCGTGCTGGGGGCCTTCCAGGTCTCGGCCAAGGGCGACCTGGCCAACTGGCATACCGGCGCGCCGGATGCGATTCCGGCGGTCGGCGGCGCCATGGACCTGGCGCTGGGCGCCAAGCAGGTATTTGTGATGATGGACCACCAGACCAAGACCGGTGAAAGTAAAATCGTCAGCGCCTGCAGCTATCCGCTGACCGGCGTGGCGTGCGTCAACCGCATCTACACCGATATGGCGGTGCTCGATGTCACGCCGGACGGCCTGGCCGTGCGCGAAATGGCGCCGGGGATGACGTTTGAAGCATTGCAGGCCGCCACCGGTGCGCCACTGTTAAAAGGATGA
- a CDS encoding ABC transporter substrate-binding protein encodes MSMKKVVKIATLAAFALAAVPAAWAQDTIKVGVIAAFSGPFADYGKQMEGGIKAYMAQYGDSVAGKKIQIIIKDTTGPAPEVAKRLAQELVVRDKVDFLAGFGLTPEALAVAPIAEQAKKPMIIMNAATSIITTKSNYIARFSMTLPQISAPMATWAVKNKIRKVVTLVADYGPGIDAETAFKNELIKGGGTVTESIRVPLRNPEFAPFIQRIKDAKPDAVFIFVPAGEQSIAFMKGYRERGLAEAGIKVIATGDLTDDHVLPAMGDATLGVITTFHYSAAHKSPENAAFLKSFAATNPDGGRPNFMAVAAYDGMAAIYEVARKLNGKIDGDKAMEVLKTIKLNSPRGPIAIDPATRDVVQTVYVRKVEKIGNEVYNVEFDQFANQKDPGK; translated from the coding sequence ATGAGCATGAAAAAAGTAGTGAAAATAGCGACACTTGCAGCATTTGCACTGGCCGCCGTGCCGGCCGCATGGGCCCAGGACACCATCAAGGTCGGCGTCATCGCCGCCTTCTCCGGTCCCTTCGCCGATTACGGCAAGCAGATGGAGGGCGGCATCAAAGCGTATATGGCGCAATACGGCGACAGCGTGGCCGGCAAAAAAATCCAGATCATCATCAAGGACACCACCGGCCCGGCGCCGGAAGTGGCCAAGCGCCTGGCGCAGGAACTCGTGGTGCGCGACAAGGTCGATTTCCTGGCCGGCTTCGGCCTGACACCGGAAGCGTTGGCGGTGGCGCCGATCGCCGAACAGGCCAAGAAGCCGATGATCATCATGAACGCGGCCACCTCGATCATCACCACCAAGTCCAACTACATCGCGCGCTTCTCGATGACGCTGCCGCAGATCTCCGCGCCGATGGCAACCTGGGCGGTCAAGAACAAGATCAGGAAAGTGGTGACCCTGGTGGCCGACTACGGCCCCGGCATCGATGCGGAAACGGCGTTCAAGAATGAACTGATCAAGGGTGGCGGCACGGTGACGGAGTCGATCCGCGTGCCGCTGCGCAATCCTGAATTCGCACCGTTCATCCAGCGCATCAAGGACGCCAAGCCGGATGCGGTGTTCATCTTCGTGCCGGCCGGCGAACAGAGCATCGCCTTCATGAAGGGCTATCGCGAGCGCGGCCTGGCCGAAGCCGGCATCAAGGTCATCGCCACCGGCGACCTGACCGACGACCATGTGCTGCCGGCCATGGGCGACGCCACGCTGGGCGTGATCACTACCTTCCACTACTCGGCGGCGCACAAGTCGCCGGAGAACGCGGCCTTCCTGAAGAGCTTTGCCGCCACCAATCCGGACGGCGGCCGGCCTAACTTCATGGCGGTTGCCGCCTACGACGGCATGGCGGCGATCTACGAAGTGGCGCGCAAGTTGAACGGCAAGATTGACGGCGACAAGGCCATGGAAGTGCTGAAGACCATCAAGCTGAACAGCCCGCGCGGCCCGATCGCCATCGATCCGGCCACCCGCGACGTGGTGCAGACGGTATATGTACGCAAGGTGGAGAAGATCGGCAACGAGGTCTATAACGTAGAGTTCGACCAGTTCGCCAATCAGAAGGATCCGGGCAAATAA
- a CDS encoding alpha/beta hydrolase encodes MRNKSTTMRSLALALTLLAVQAGVQAQTPAAAPAQLRLWPDGAPGAEKRHNEPEKNDNSYLSNIHDPSLTLMRANPRHANGAAVIIVPGGGHRILVFQNEGVVAAKSLNRVGVTAFVLKYRLARDPGSTYSIENDAAADLRRAVRWVRAHAGEYGVDPQRLGIMGFSAGGELVSLVADNPEPSPPARQDAVDKLSARPDFQILVYPGPLGSPAKSAQNAPPAFIVAGSNDKCCMPPALSLYQQLVGAGVSAELHLYADTDHAFNMGQRSERLSDVHWPDRLADWLSDGGWLIPHNGQAPQGVPAP; translated from the coding sequence ATGCGCAATAAATCCACCACTATGCGCTCCCTGGCGCTGGCGTTGACGCTGCTGGCCGTCCAGGCGGGCGTGCAGGCGCAGACGCCGGCGGCGGCCCCGGCGCAGCTTCGCCTGTGGCCGGACGGCGCTCCCGGCGCCGAGAAGCGCCACAACGAGCCGGAGAAGAACGACAACTCCTACCTCAGCAATATTCACGATCCGTCGCTGACGCTGATGCGCGCCAACCCGCGCCACGCCAACGGCGCGGCCGTCATCATCGTGCCCGGCGGCGGCCACCGCATCCTGGTGTTCCAGAACGAAGGCGTGGTGGCGGCCAAGTCGCTCAACCGCGTTGGCGTCACCGCCTTCGTGCTGAAGTACCGCCTGGCGCGCGACCCCGGCTCGACCTATTCGATCGAGAACGACGCCGCCGCCGACCTGCGCCGCGCCGTGCGCTGGGTGCGCGCGCACGCCGGCGAGTACGGCGTCGATCCGCAGCGGCTCGGCATCATGGGCTTCTCGGCCGGCGGCGAGCTGGTCTCGCTGGTGGCTGACAACCCGGAACCGTCGCCGCCCGCGCGGCAGGACGCGGTCGACAAACTCAGCGCGCGGCCGGACTTCCAGATCCTGGTGTATCCCGGCCCGCTGGGTTCGCCTGCGAAATCGGCACAGAACGCGCCACCGGCTTTCATCGTGGCAGGCTCCAACGACAAATGCTGCATGCCGCCGGCGCTGAGCTTGTACCAGCAGCTGGTCGGCGCCGGCGTCTCGGCCGAGCTGCACCTGTACGCCGACACCGACCACGCCTTCAATATGGGCCAACGCTCCGAGCGCCTGTCCGATGTGCACTGGCCGGACCGCCTGGCCGACTGGCTCAGCGACGGCGGCTGGCTGATTCCGCACAACGGCCAAGCGCCGCAGGGTGTGCCCGCACCCTAA